The Syngnathus typhle isolate RoL2023-S1 ecotype Sweden linkage group LG1, RoL_Styp_1.0, whole genome shotgun sequence genome includes a window with the following:
- the med12 gene encoding mediator of RNA polymerase II transcription subunit 12 isoform X1 yields the protein MMAAFGILSYEHRPLKRPRLGPPDVYPQDPKQKEDELTALNVKQGFNNQPAVSGDEHGSAKNVNFNPSKISSNFSSIIAEKLRYNTFPDTGKRKPQVNQKDNFWLVTARSQSSVNNWFTDLAGTKPLTQLAKKVPIFSKKEEVFGYLAKYLVPVMRSAWMIKMTCAYHAAITETKVKKRHVIDPCIEWTQIITKYLWEQLQKVADFYRQYPSQGCSSPLPATPTDVEMATKQWEYNEKLAMFMFQDGMLDRHEFLTWVLECFEKVRPGEDELLRLLLPLLLQYSGEFVQSAYLSRRLAYFCTRRLNLLLSDGSLGPGAGSGHPTHGILTPQGNALPPTPTTQPAGGNQPQTPFTDFYICPQHRPLVFGLSCMLQSIVLCCPSALVWHYSLTDSRNKTGSPLDLLPIAPSSLPMPGGNTAFTQQVRVKLREIEEQVKERGQAVEFRWSFDKCQETTAGFTIGRVLHTLEVLDNHSFEKSDFNNSLDSLYNRIFGSGQSKDGHEMSPDDDAVVTLLCEWAVCCKRSGRHRAMVVAKLLEKRQAEIEAERCGESEVVDEKGSVSSGSLSAATLPVFQDVLLQFLDTQAPTLTEPGNENERVEFSNLVLLFCELIRHDVFSHNIYMCTLISRGDLSSDGHLPRPRSPSDEPSDESDRKEQDAGGSIKMEDTALSESMEIDHNSSANFDEMFSPPMHCESKGSPSPEKSAPEHDGKNTCKDKCMDPAFPQLYDQPRHIQYATHFPIPQEENASHECNQRLVVLYGVGKLRDEARHTIKKITKDILKVLNRKSTAETGGEEGQKRKRSKPEAFPTAEDIFSKFQHLSHFDQHQVTSQVSRNVLEQITSFALGMSYHLPLVQHIQFIFDLMEYSLNISGLIDFAIQLLNELSLVEAELLLKSSSLVGSYTTSLCLCIVAVLRRYHSCLILNPEQTAQVFDGLRIVVKSGVNPADCCSAERCILAYLYDLYTSCSHLKNKFGEIFSEFCSKVKNSIYCNIDPSDSNMLWDPVFMMEAIANPSAHNFNHSMVGKILNDSPANRYSFVCNVLMDVCVDHRDPERVNDIGILCAELTAYCRSLSAEWLGILKALCCSSNNGNCGFNDLLCNVDVSDLSFHDSLATFVAILIARQCLLLEDLVRCVAIPSLLNAACSEQDSEPGARLTCRILLHLFKTPQRNPVPQDGIKSDKSSVGIRSSCDRHLLAASQNSIVVGAVFAVLKAVFMLGDAELRGSGLSHSAGLDDLSEGRNVSIETASLDVYAKYVLKTICQQEWVGERCLKSLSEDSSALQDPVLVNIQAQRLLQLICYPHRQLDSDDGDNPQRQRIKRILQNMDQWTMRQSSLELQLMIKQSTNNELYSLLENIAKATIEVFQKSAEMNSNNPSGNGAVLQSGSASNSSSTTSKIKPILSSSERSGVWLVAPLIAKLPTSVQGHVLKAAGEELEKGQHLGSSSRKERDRQKQKSMSLLSQQPFLSLVLTCLKGQDEQREGLLTSLYSQVQQIVTNWREDQYQDDCKAKQMMHEALKLRLNLVGGMFDTVQRSTQQTTEWAVLLLDIISSGTVDMQSNNELFTTVLDMLSVLINGTLAADMSSISQGSMEENKRAYMNLVKKLRKELGDRQSESLEKVRQLLPLPKQTRDVITCEPQGSLIDTKGNKIAGFEKEGLQVSTKQKISPWDVFEGLKHSAPLSWGWFGTVRMDRKVTKFEEQQRFLLYHTHLKPKPRSYYLEPLPLPPEEEEPLTPISQEPEKKMLEAVKPEKSVPSVPSDSNKKKSNKKKKTPSAKTEDYVNRTPGVSYGTNMPPELMQNPYSRLPYGQQSMGMYTQNQPLPPGGPGLDPPYRPARNPQMNKMMTTRPSYPGMMPTMQGNMPGMMGMEKPYQMVYKPQPNMQQNQMLRHQLQVRLVSQAPLTGQTAPHQNHSMIGQQIRQMAPNQPYSSMQPSQNLSQGYTSYGSHMGMQPHPSQGGAIVPSSFGNQNFQGAHPGANPAVVDPLRQMQQRPSGYVHQQAPGYAHNMQNAQRFAHQPIQQNPIMHGLSHMGGQGGPPGMRPNQILTEQQQQQQQQQQQQQQQQQQQQQAAAQQQQQQQQQQQQQQYLRQQALRQQQAQQVHQQQQQQQQQQQQQQQVQSQQVPPQQQVPPQQQVPQQQQQQQQQQQQQQQQQQVSGVPPPGQQQNQGLGMQPLPPQQPMVRPSTFPRQGMQQTQQQQQTAALVRQLQQQLSNTQPGQSTNSYY from the exons GATGAGCTGACTGCATTGAATGTGAAACAAGGATTCAACAACCAGCCAGCTGTGTCTGGTGATGAACATGGGAGTGCCAAAAATGTCAACTTCAACCCCTCcaag ATCAGTTCCAACTTCAGCAGCATCATCGCTGAGAAGCTACGCTACAACACTTTTCCCGACACGGGCAAGCGTAAGCCGCAGGTCAACCAGAAGGATAATTTCTGGCTGGTCACAGCCAGGTCACAGAGCTCCGTCAATAACTGGTTCACGGATTTAGCGGGCACTAAGCCACTCACACAACTGGCCAAAAAG GTGCCAATTTTTAGTAAGAAGGAGGAGGTTTTCGGGTATTTGGCAAAATACTTGGTCCCTGTCATGCGCTCAGCGTGGATGATCAAGATGACATGCGCTTATCATGCAGCTATCACAGAGACGAAAGTCAAGAAGAGGCACGTGATTGATCCTTGTATTG AATGGACCCAGATTATCACAAAGTACTTGTGGGAGCAACTCCAAAAGGTGGCCGACTTCTACCGACAGTACCCAAGTCAAGGCTGCAGCTCGCCgctcccagccacacccactgACGTGGAGATGGCCACCAAGCAATGGGAGTACAACGAGAAACTGGCCATGTTCATGTTTCAG GACGGAATGCTGGACAGGCATGAGTTCCTGACGTGGGTGCTGGAGTGTTTCGAGAAGGTTCGACCCGGTGAGGATGAGCTCCTGAGACTCCTCTTGCCACTTTTACTACAG TACTCGGGGGAATTCGTTCAGTCGGCCTACTTGTCACGCAGGCTGGCTTACTTCTGCACGCGACGCCTCAACCTATTGCTAAGCGACGGCAGTCTGGGCCCTGGCGCAGGCAGTGGGCACCCGACACACGGCATTTTGACGCCACAGGGAAATGCCCTTCCCCCGACACCGACTACCCAGCCAGCTGGAGGGAACCAGCCCCAGACGCCCTTCACAGACTTCTATATCTGCCCCCAGCACCGGCCTTTGGTGTTTGGCCTCAGCTGCATGTTGCAG AGCATAGTGTTGTGTTGCCCTAGTGCACTGGTATGGCATTACTCTCTCACAGACAGCAGAAACAAGACTGGCTCCCCTCTGGACCTCCTGCCCATTGCCCCCTCCAGCTTACCAATGCCGGGGGGAAACACTGCCTTCACACAGCAG GTCCGTGTAAAGCTAAGAGAGATTGAGGAGCAAGTTAAGGAGCGAGGCCAGGCGGTGGAGTTTCGCTGGTCGTTTGACAAATGCCAGGAGACCACGGCAG GGTTCACCATCGGGAGGGTGCTGCACACCCTGGAGGTTTTGGACAAtcacagctttgaaaagtccGACTTTAACAACTCGCTGGATTCGTTGTACAACCGAATATTTGGCTCAGGCCAGAGCAAGGATGGCCATGAG ATGTCGCCGGACGACGACGCGGTGGTGACCCTGCTTTGTGAATGGGCCGTTTGCTGTAAGCGGTCAGGTAGACACAGAGCTATGGTGGTGGCCAAGCTGCTTGAGAAACGACAGGCTGAAATAGAAGCGGAG CGATGCGGTGAGTCTGAGGTGGTGGATGAGAAGGGCTCGGTGTCGTCGGGTTCCCTTTCCGCCGCCACGCTTCCAGTCTTTCAGGATGTTCTGCTTCAGTTCCTGGATACTCAAGCCCCCACACTCA CGGAACCCGGCAACGAGAATGAGCGAGTAGAGTTCTCCAACCTAGTGCTGCTCTTCTGCGAGCTCATCCGCCACGACGTCTTCTCGCACAACATCTACATGTGCACACTCATCTCCCGTGGCGACCTATCCTCCGATGGCCACTTACCACGCCCTCGCTCTCCAAGTGACGAGCCCTCAGATGAGTCTGATCGCAAGGAGCAGGACGCGGGCGGCAGCATTAAGATGGAGGACACCGCCCTGTCGGAGTCGATGGAAATCGACCACAACTCGAGTGCCAATTTTGACGAG ATGTTCTCTCCTCCGATGCACTGCGAGTCCAAGGGCAGCCCCTCCCCGGAGAAATCAGCACCTGAGCATGATGGCAAAAACACCTGTAAGGACAAGTGCATGGACCCTGCCTTCCCCCAGCTATACGACCAGCCCCGACACATTCAGTACGCCACCCACTTTCCCATTCCTCAG GAGGAGAATGCCAGCCACGAGTGCAACCAGCGGCTCGTGGTCCTCTACGGCGTGGGCAAACTGCGGGACGAGGCCCGACACACCATCAAGAAGATAACCAAAGATATCTTGAAGGTGCTCAACCGCAAAAGCACTGCAGAAACAG GGGGTGAGGAGGGACAAAAACGAAAAAGGAGTAAACCAGAGGCCTTTCCCACCGCAGAAGATATATTTTCCAAGTTCCAGCACCTCTCCCACTTTGACCAGCACCAGGTCACCTCGCAG GTGTCCCGAAATGTGCTGGAACAGATCACCAGCTTTGCCTTAGGAATGTCTTATCACTTGCCTCTCGTGCAGCACATTCAGTTCATCTTCGACCTCATGGAGTACTCCCTCAACATAAGTGGCCTCATCGACTTTGCTATTCAA CTTCTGAATGAGCTGAGCCTGGTGGAAGCCGAGCTGCTGCTCAAATCGTCCAGCCTGGTGGGCAGCTACACCACCAGCCTGTGTCTTTGCATTGTCGCCGTTCTGAGGAGGTACCACTCCTGCCTCATTCTCAACCCCGAGCAGACGGCACAGGTTTTTGACGG GCTACGCATTGTGGTGAAGTCTGGTGTGAACCCAGCAGACTGTTGTTCCGCCGAGCGCTGCATCTTGGCCTATTTGTATGATCTCTACACCTCCTGCAGTCACCTCAAGAACAAATTTGGCGAGATCTTCAG TGAGTTCTGCTCAAAGGTGAAGAATTCCATCTATTGCAACATCGACCCCTCGGACTCCAACATGCTGTGGGACCCCGTGTTCATGATGGAGGCCATCGCCAACCCTTCGGCGCACAACTTCAACCACTCCATGGTGGGCAAGATACTCAACGACAGTCCGGCCAATCGCTACAGCTTTGTGTGCAATGTGCTCATGGACGTGTGTGTGGACCACCGGGACCCCGAGAG GGTGAACGATATTGGGATCCTGTGTGCCGAGCTGACGGCATATTGTCGCTCTCTGAGTGCCGAGTGGCTCGGCATCCTCAAGGCGCTCTGCTGCTCCTCTAACAACGGCAACTGCGGCTTCAACGACTTGCTGTGCAACGTCGAC GTTAGCGATTTGTCTTTCCACGATTCCCTGGCAACCTTTGTGGCCATTCTCATCGCAAGACAGTGTCTTCTTCTGGAGGACCTGGTACGCTGTGTGGCCATTCCATCACTCCTCAATGCAG CATGCAGTGAGCAAGACTCGGAGCCTGGAGCAAGGCTCACCTGCAGAATCTTATTGCACCTTTTCAAGACGCCGCAGCGCAACCCTGTGCCCCAGGATGGCATTAAGTCAG ATAAGTCTTCTGTGGGTATCCGGTCATCATGTGACCGCCATCTCCTGGCGGCGTCGCAGAACAGCATAGTTGTGGGAGCTGTTTTTGCTGTTCTCAAAGCTGTCTTCATGTTAG GTGATGCTGAGTTAAGGGGCTCTGGACTGTCTCACTCGGCTGGCCTTGATGACCTGTCAGAGGGCCGAAATGTCTCCATTGAAACAGCTAGCTTGGACGTGTATGCAAAGTATGTTCTGAAGACCATCTGCCAGCAG GAGTGGGTAGGGGAGCGCTGTCTGAAGTCTCTGTCTGAGGACAGTAGTGCCCTTCAGGATCCGGTGCTGGTCAACATTCAGGCCCAACGGCTTCTGCAGCTCATTTGCTACCCTCACCGGCAGTTGGACAGTGATGACGGTGACAACCCGCAGAGGCAGCGCATCAAACGAATCTTACAG AATATGGACCAGTGGACAATGAGACAGTCATCTCTGGAACTTCAGCTGATGATCAAACAGAGCACAAACAAT GAGCTCTATTCTCTATTAGAGAACATAGCCAAGGCCACAATCGAGGTGTTTCAAAAATCAGCTGAGATGAACTCCAATAACCCCTCAGGTAACGGCGCAGTGCTCCAAAGTGGCTCTGCgtccaacagcagcagcaccaccagcaaGATAAAACCTATTCTAAG TTCGTCAGAACGGTCAGGTGTGTGGCTGGTGGCTCCGTTGATAGCCAAGCTTCCCACTTCAGTTCAGGGACATGTTCTGAAAGCAGCCGGAGAGGAGCTGGAGAAAGGACAGCACCTTGGTTCGTCCTCACGGAAGGAGAGGGATCGCCAGAAGCAGAAAAG TATGTCCCTGCTAAGCCAGCAGCCATTCCTGTCTTTGGTGTTGACCTGCCTGAAGGGTCAGGATGAACAGCGGGAAGGTCTTCTCACCTCCCTCTACAGCCAAGTTCAGCAGATTGTCACTAACTGGAGAGAGGACCAATATCAGGACGACTGCAAGGCGAAGCAAATGATGCACGAGGCCCTGAAACTGCGGCTCAATCTT GTGGGCGGCATGTTTGACACGGTCCAACGCAGCACCCAGCAGACCACTGAGTGGGCCGTCCTCCTACTCGACATCATCAGCAGCGGAACGGTTGACATGCAGTCTAATAA TGAGCTCTTCACAACCGTGCTAGACATGCTGAGCGTACTGATTAATGGCACGTTGGCTGCAGACATGTCCAGCATCTCTCAGGGCAGCATGGAGGAGAATAAGAGGGCCTACATGAATCTAGTCAAGAAGCTCAGG AAGGAGCTCGGGGATCGGCAGTCGGAGAGCTTGGAGAAGGTTCGCCAGCTGCTGCCACTACCTAAGCAAACACGTGATGTCATCACGTGTGAACCTCAGGGTTCACTGATCGACACCAAGGGGAACAAGATAGCTGGTTTTGAGAAAGAG GGGCTTCAAGTGTCGACCAAGCAGAAGATCTCCCCTTGGGACGTCTTTGAGGGCCTCAAACACTCAGCCCCTCTTTCATGGGGCTGGTTTGGTACGGTGCGCATGGACCGCAAGGTGACCAAATTTGAGGAGCAGCAACGCTTCCTACTCTACCATACGCACTTGAAGCCCAAACCGCGCAGCTACTACCTGGAGCCGCTCCCACTGCCGCCCGAAGAAGAGGAGCCGCTGACACCCATCTCGCAGGAGCCCGAGAAGAAGATGCTGGAGGCCGTGAAGCCGGAGAAGAGCGTGCCCTCCGTGCCCTCTGATTCCAAcaagaaaaagtcaaacaagaaaaaaaagactccgTCGGCAAAGACGGAG GATTACGTGAACCGTACGCCTGGTGTGAGCTACGGAACAAACATGCCACCAGAGCTCATGCAGAATCCTTACAGCAGGTTGCCCTATGGCCAGCAGAGCATGGGCATGTACACACAGAACCAGCCTTTACCTCCTG GGGGGCCTGGTTTAGATCCTCCTTACAGACCTGCTCGCAACCCCCAAATGAACAAAATGATGACCACGCGGCCCAGCTACCCGGGCATGATGCCCACAATGCAGGGCAACATGCCAGGAATGATGGGTATGGAGAAACCTTACCAAATGGTCTACAAGCCTCAGCCTAACATGCAGCAGAACCAGATGCTGCGTCACCAGCTGCAGGTCAGACTGGTGAGTCAGGCTCCACTGACAGGTCAAACTGCTCCTCACCAG AATCACAGCATGATTGGGCAACAGATCAGACAAATGGCACCCAACCAACCTTACTCTTCAATGCAGCCATCTCAA AACTTATCTCAGGGCTACACGTCATACGGCTCACACATGGGGATGCAACCACACCCGTCCCAAGGTGGTGCCATAGTTCCCTCCTCTTTCGGGAACCAGAACTTCCAGGGCGCCCACCCAGGAGCCAACCCAGCCGTGGTGGATCCTCTAAGGCAAATGCAGCAAAGGCCCAGTGGTTACGTTCACCAGCAGGCACCGGGATACGCACACAACATGCAGAACGCACAGAG GTTTGCCCACCAGCCTATCCAACAGAATCCCATCATGCACGGTCTCAGTCACATGGGAGGCCAGGGTGGCCCTCCGGGCATGAGGCCCAATCAGATTCTGAcagaacagcagcagcagcagcaacaacagcagcagcagcagcagcaacaacagcagcaacagcaacaggcagcagcacaacaacaacaacaacaacaacagcagcagcagcagcagcagtacctCAGACAGCAAGCACTCAGA cagcagcaggctcaacaagttcatcaacaacaacagcagcagcagcagcagcaacaacaacagcaacaagtcCAGTCCCAGCAGGTCCCTCCTCAACAGCAAGTCCCTCCTCAACAGCAGGttcctcagcagcagcagcaacagcaacaacagcagcaacaacaacaacagcagcagcaggtgtCAGGCGTGCCTCCACCAGGGCAGCAACAGAACCAGGGTCTGGGCATGCAACCACTGCCTCCACAGCAACCCATGGTACGACCCAGCACA TTCCCGCGTCAGGGCATGCAGCAGACACAGCAACAGCAACAGACAGCTGCTCTGGTCAGACAACTGCAACAACAACTCTCAA ATACACAGCCAGGACAGAGCACCAATTCATATTACTGA